A genomic stretch from Flavobacterium humidisoli includes:
- a CDS encoding transposase, with the protein MKNTRRTFTLGFKILAASMSIHCGRVRDVARELNISTSTLLHWKKLYQEGRFTIKKTSAEISHKNELQKLRKQIKELEIERDILKKAQNIFSKSGG; encoded by the coding sequence ATGAAAAATACTAGGAGAACCTTTACTTTAGGCTTTAAGATTCTGGCCGCTTCGATGAGCATCCACTGTGGAAGAGTCCGCGACGTGGCAAGAGAACTCAACATCAGTACAAGTACCCTTCTGCACTGGAAGAAGCTTTACCAAGAAGGCAGATTTACCATAAAGAAAACTTCAGCTGAAATATCCCATAAAAATGAGCTGCAGAAGCTTCGGAAGCAGATAAAAGAATTAGAAATTGAAAGGGACATCCTAAAAAAGGCTCAAAATATCTTCTCCAAGAGCGGCGGGTGA
- a CDS encoding IS3 family transposase yields MKYEFIRENTEVFPVEKMCRIFQIHKSSFFRWRKRTPTAKSVRKAYIIKEIIRIYHWSQCRYGSPRIAKELDSIGIKVSRKFVGQIMKENHLRSIAKYKKTTSPPRNNRSAENRLEQIFKAARRNEIWVSDITYIETDEGWIYLTVVIDLFDRKVIGWSISETMRAKDTSITSLTKALLNRPIENNQELLFHSDQGKQYACREFIALLATNKITQSMSRKGNCYDNAIAESFFKTLKVELVYQNKYKTKEKAEKSITDYIENFYNTCRRHSALGNLTIEEFKNQQAIK; encoded by the coding sequence GTGAAATATGAATTTATTAGAGAAAATACTGAAGTATTTCCTGTCGAGAAGATGTGCCGGATTTTTCAGATTCACAAGAGCAGTTTCTTCCGATGGAGGAAAAGAACACCCACTGCAAAGTCAGTACGGAAAGCCTATATAATAAAAGAAATTATAAGAATTTACCACTGGAGCCAATGCCGATACGGAAGCCCTAGAATTGCTAAAGAATTAGATTCCATCGGGATAAAAGTTTCCAGAAAATTTGTCGGGCAGATTATGAAGGAAAACCATCTGAGAAGCATTGCCAAATATAAAAAAACTACAAGCCCACCCCGTAATAACAGATCAGCAGAAAACAGATTAGAACAGATTTTTAAGGCAGCCAGAAGAAACGAAATCTGGGTTTCTGATATAACCTACATCGAAACAGATGAAGGCTGGATCTATCTCACTGTGGTAATAGACCTTTTTGACCGTAAAGTGATCGGCTGGTCAATCAGCGAAACAATGAGAGCAAAAGATACCAGCATCACCTCTTTAACGAAAGCTCTTTTAAATCGTCCAATAGAGAACAATCAGGAACTACTCTTTCACTCAGACCAAGGAAAGCAATATGCCTGCCGTGAGTTTATTGCTTTATTAGCCACAAATAAAATAACCCAAAGTATGAGCCGAAAAGGAAACTGCTATGATAACGCAATAGCAGAAAGCTTCTTCAAGACATTGAAGGTAGAACTGGTATACCAAAATAAATATAAGACTAAAGAGAAAGCAGAAAAATCAATAACCGATTATATCGAGAACTTTTACAACACCTGCAGAAGACATTCTGCACTCGGAAACTTAACGATCGAAGAGTTTAAGAATCAGCAGGCAATTAAATAA